The sequence ATCGCTTCTCTCCAACGTTACCCGATTACCCCGGAGACCAACCAACTGATCAACGAGTCCATACCCCAGAGAATGAGAGCCACAACCAGCACGAAAGCAACGACAATAAAAGTCGTTTGAACCAGCTCCGGACGCGTCGGCCATACCACTTTCCGTATTTCGACACGCGCTTCTTTCAGCAGCAACGCAAAGCGACGACCGCGATCTGTCTGCAGCGCCACGAAGGCAGCGACGAGCGCAAGCGCAACAAGACCGAGCACCCGATACAGAAGGGACTCGGCTCCGAAATACAGATTGCCCACAACACCGGCGGCAATTAAGACAAAAACAACCAGCCACTTCAGAATATCGAAGCGACCGGCTGTCGGTTGTGCTTTAGACTCCATAGGAATCAGCTTTTGTATCCCAAGGATTGAAAATGGCAGGCCAGGAGGGAATCGAACCCCCAACCTGCGGTTTTGGAGACCGCTGCTCTGCCAATTGAGCTACTGGCCTGCACCTAAACTTGCCTGGTGCTTATTCAATAATCTTGGCTACAACACCGGCGCCAACGGTACGGCCGCCTTCACGAATCGCGAAGCGCAGACCTTCTTCCATGGCGATCGGAGCAATCAGAGTGGCAACCAGCTTGACGTTGTCACCCGGCATAACCATCTCTACACCTTCCGGCAGTTCGCAGGAACCGGTCACGTCAGTCGTACGGAAGTAGAACTGCGGACGGTAGCCTTTGAAGAACGGGGTGTGACGACCACCCTCTTCCTTGCTCAGAACGTAAACTTCTGACTCGAACTTGGTGTGCGGGGTAATGGAACCCGGTACCGCCAGAACCTGACCACGCTCAACGTCGTCACGCTTGGTACCACGCAGCAGAACACCAACGTTCTCGCCGGCACGACCTTCGTCGAGCAGCTTGCGGAACATCTCAACGCCGGTACAGGTGGTCTTGGTGGTGTCGCGAATACCCACGATTTCCACTTCGTCACCAACCTTGATCACGCCACGCTCAACACGACCGGTCACAACAGTACCCCGACCGGAGATGGAGAAGACGTCCTCGATCGGCATCAGGAACGGCTGATCGATCGCACGCTCCGGCTCAGGGATGTACTCGTCCAAGGCTTCTACCAGCTTCTTGACAGCGGTAGTACCCATTTCGTTGTCATCCTTGCCTTCCAGCGCCATCAGCGCGGAACCGGTGACGATCGGAGTGTCGTCGCCCGGGAAGTCGTACTGGCTCAGCAGGTCACGAACTTCCATCTCGACCAGCTCCAGCAGCTCTTCGTCATCGACCATGTCCGCCTTGTTCAGGAACACAACGATGAACGGAACGCCCACCTGACGAGACAGCAGGATGTGCTCGCGAGTCTGCGGCATGGGGCCGTCAGCTGCGGAGCAAACCAGGATAGCGCCGTCCATCTGCGCCGCACCGGTGATCATGTTCTTCACGTAGTCGGCGTGGCCCGGGCAGTCAACGTGTGCGTAGTGACGCGTCGGGGAATCGTACTCAACGTGAGAGGTCGCGATGGTGATACCACGCGCCTTCTCTTCCGGTGCGTTATCGATCTGGTCGAAAGCACTTGCAGAACCGGTACCCCATACTTCGTGACACACACGAGTCAGAGCGGCTGTCAGCGTGGTCTTACCATGGTCAACGTGACCAATGGTGCCCACGTTCACGTGCGGTTTACTACGCTCAAATTTTTCTTTAGACATTCGACCTATCCCCCTAATCAACTCTCATCGAGCGACGTTGACCGGATAAATAATGGAGCTCATGGGCGGATTTGAACCGCCGACCTCATCCTTACCAAGGATGTGCTCTACCGACTGAGCTACATGAGCATACTGCTTCACTTTCCAAATTGGAGCGGGCAGCGGGAATCGAACCCGCGTCATCAGCTTGGAAGGCTGAGGTAATAGCCACTATACGATGCCCGCGAGCAATTAGTGGTGGAGGGGGCAGGATTCGAACCTGCGAAGCTTTCGCGTCAGATTTACAGTCTGATCCCTTTGGCCACTCGGGAACCCCTCCAAATTTACACGCCCGCAGCGCGCAAACTCAAAAAGCAAAAAGTGGAGCTGGCGGACGGAATCGAACCCCCGACCTGCTGATTACAAGTCAGCTGCTCTACCAACTGAGCTACGCCAGCTCACATTCGCCTCATCAGCGAGGCCGGTATACTACGGATTTTTATTGGGTGATGCAACACCTTCACAAACAGCTTTTTCACCCAATTCCGAATCACCGGATACTCGCTCGGCTGCCCGTGCGATCTGCTCTAGATCCTGGCCCGGACTGGCCTCAAAAACGAGCGCGTAGCTTATCTGATTTCGGTCCACGTTGACCAGTACCGTTTCAATATTTTTCATCTGAAATCTGGCATTTAGGTCAGATGCCAGGGTTTCGGACTCAAACAGCCCCAGGGATATGGCATTGCGGTACTCGCCCTCGGTAACGAGATAGCTGTCGACACCGCCGCGCTGAAGCTCCTCCAGTCGCTGCAAGGCTGCATCCCGGCCCGGCAGGGGCGGTATCAGGACCCAGTGATAGGGGGAAGACACCTCGCGCTGCGGCTCAACCCGAATGCCCTCGTCATCCAGGTTCAACCCTTTCGCAAACGCCCGGGCCTCCGCCCTGCTTTCAAACCCGGGAACCGTGAAGCAATGTCGATCCTCAGCATGCGCGCCCGAATCGCCGTCCGAGGCTAATGCCTCCCGCGGCACCTCTGGCTTTACCGCCTCGACGGGCGCCGCTTTCAACCGGGGCTTGTCACCCGACGGATTTGCCTCAGGTGAGCTCGATGCCAACTTAAGATCGCCGACCCGGGGCAGTTTGCCCTCTGCCCCCGCCACATCCAACGCGCCGGGAGGACTCCACTCCACAGCGGCCAGGACCAATAGTCCATTCACCAGAAGCAGGGCGACGATCAGCCACTTCATGACCGCATTCCCGCTCGGGCGACGCATTCAAGCCCATCAAGCACCAGTGACGGCCGCCACTGAGCCTGCAATCCGAGTTGCAAAAGCGCCTCAGCGTCGCCACCGGTGACGAAGATCCGCTCAAGGCGATGCTGCTCTCGCAGCTTGTCGATTCGCTCAATGACACCGGTCCACAACCAGCTGAGCCCATTGCGCACACAGGCATCGGTACTCTGGCCGGGAGAGGTATCGAGGGACAGGGCGTCGCCGAAGCTGACACGAGCGGTCTTATCCTCGAGGGATTCACGCATCAGGCGCTGGCCGGGCAGAATAAAGCCGCCGAGATGTCCCCCTCCGGCATCCACCAGGTCGATGGTCAGAGCGCTCCCGGCATCCACCACCATCAGCGGCTCCCGCGCGGCCTGCCAGGCACCGATCATAGCGTGCCAGCGATCCGCACCCATTGTCTCGGGACGGGCGTAGGCACAACGGACGCCGCACTCGGACACCCGGGGCCAGTAAAAGGCGGGAGCGACACCGAATTGGTCACGGAGCTTGCGAGACAGAGTTTCACGAGCCGCCTCGGAAATGACAGTGGAAACGGCAATCGCGTCAATGGGGTGGCCTGAAAGGGAACCGAACAGCCCACCGTCACCCATAGGACCAGCACCGTCAAGGTACTGCCCATCGTCGGAACGTGCACGCCACTTGATCCGACTGTTGCCGGCGTCAACCAACAGATAGCTCATACCCGGCGCCGCAAACTGAGTTCGCCGGCTCGCAGCGGCTTGTGCCGCCCGTCGATATCGAGAAGATAGGCACCGCTCGCGTCAATACCCGCACCTAAACCTTCATCTCCGTCAGGCTCTGTGCGCAACCGTTGACCGAAGAAAGCATCACGACTCTGCCACTGATCGCGCCAGGCAGCGAAGCCACTGCCCTCGAAGCTGTCGAGTACATCGAGGGTTTCGCGAATCACCGCGGCAACCACATCGTTACGGTGCCACTCTACGTCGGGCGCGGCCCCGTCCAGGCTGATCCAGGGCTGATCGATGGCCTGGTCCCGGTCCGACATGTGGGTATTGATGCCAATGCCAATGA comes from Marinobacter bohaiensis and encodes:
- the secE gene encoding preprotein translocase subunit SecE, with protein sequence MESKAQPTAGRFDILKWLVVFVLIAAGVVGNLYFGAESLLYRVLGLVALALVAAFVALQTDRGRRFALLLKEARVEIRKVVWPTRPELVQTTFIVVAFVLVVALILWGMDSLISWLVSGVIG
- the tuf gene encoding elongation factor Tu; this translates as MSKEKFERSKPHVNVGTIGHVDHGKTTLTAALTRVCHEVWGTGSASAFDQIDNAPEEKARGITIATSHVEYDSPTRHYAHVDCPGHADYVKNMITGAAQMDGAILVCSAADGPMPQTREHILLSRQVGVPFIVVFLNKADMVDDEELLELVEMEVRDLLSQYDFPGDDTPIVTGSALMALEGKDDNEMGTTAVKKLVEALDEYIPEPERAIDQPFLMPIEDVFSISGRGTVVTGRVERGVIKVGDEVEIVGIRDTTKTTCTGVEMFRKLLDEGRAGENVGVLLRGTKRDDVERGQVLAVPGSITPHTKFESEVYVLSKEEGGRHTPFFKGYRPQFYFRTTDVTGSCELPEGVEMVMPGDNVKLVATLIAPIAMEEGLRFAIREGGRTVGAGVVAKIIE
- a CDS encoding SPOR domain-containing protein, with the protein product MKWLIVALLLVNGLLVLAAVEWSPPGALDVAGAEGKLPRVGDLKLASSSPEANPSGDKPRLKAAPVEAVKPEVPREALASDGDSGAHAEDRHCFTVPGFESRAEARAFAKGLNLDDEGIRVEPQREVSSPYHWVLIPPLPGRDAALQRLEELQRGGVDSYLVTEGEYRNAISLGLFESETLASDLNARFQMKNIETVLVNVDRNQISYALVFEASPGQDLEQIARAAERVSGDSELGEKAVCEGVASPNKNP
- a CDS encoding type III pantothenate kinase, which encodes MSYLLVDAGNSRIKWRARSDDGQYLDGAGPMGDGGLFGSLSGHPIDAIAVSTVISEAARETLSRKLRDQFGVAPAFYWPRVSECGVRCAYARPETMGADRWHAMIGAWQAAREPLMVVDAGSALTIDLVDAGGGHLGGFILPGQRLMRESLEDKTARVSFGDALSLDTSPGQSTDACVRNGLSWLWTGVIERIDKLREQHRLERIFVTGGDAEALLQLGLQAQWRPSLVLDGLECVARAGMRS